One window of the Stegostoma tigrinum isolate sSteTig4 chromosome 16, sSteTig4.hap1, whole genome shotgun sequence genome contains the following:
- the LOC125459646 gene encoding C-C motif chemokine 4-like — protein MKLLLVIVALGLTISICAQQLSAAPSIPVGTLCCEHYIKRELPKARIVSHITVPSSVYCSQAAIVFQTIANRLVCANPEDQWVQRLVTELTGPMKRD, from the exons ATGAAGCTGCTCCTTGTCATCGTTGCTCTTGGCCTCACCATCAGCATCTGTGCCCAGCAACTCTCAGCAG CTCCCAGTATTCCAGTGGGTACTCTGTGCTGTGAGCATTATATCAAAAGAGAATTGCCAAAAGCACGTATTGTGAGCCACATAACAGTTCCCAGCTCTGTCTACTGTTCCCAAGCCGCTATCGT attcCAGACTATAGCTAACCGCCTGGTGTGTGCTAACCCAGAAGATCAGTGGGTGCAGAGACTAGTGACGGAGCTCACAGGACCGATGAAAAGAGATTGA